From the genome of Streptomyces sp. NBC_01775, one region includes:
- a CDS encoding ATP-binding protein — protein sequence MPRLPESASLARRLATHALAVWRLDLLAESAELVVTEFVANAADHARGALIRVTFTRLTPQRVRVAVIDMSRALPTRRVTSLEDIDGRGLALVEALSAKWGTDRFGWGKRVWSELEALEDERNGT from the coding sequence TTGCCCCGTCTCCCGGAGTCCGCCAGTCTCGCCAGGCGGCTGGCCACCCACGCGCTCGCGGTCTGGCGTCTCGATCTGCTCGCCGAGTCTGCGGAACTCGTGGTGACCGAATTCGTGGCGAACGCCGCTGACCACGCGCGAGGCGCCTTGATCCGGGTCACGTTCACCAGGCTCACCCCCCAGCGCGTGCGGGTGGCCGTGATCGACATGTCCCGCGCCCTGCCGACGCGCCGGGTCACCAGCCTGGAGGACATAGACGGCCGCGGTCTCGCGCTGGTCGAGGCGCTGTCGGCTAAGTGGGGCACCGACCGTTTCGGCTGGGGCAAGCGGGTGTGGTCGGAGCTGGAGGCGCTGGAGGACGAGCGCAATGGCACCTGA
- a CDS encoding DUF6368 family protein, whose translation MGGPSVGLWLPEERSALDAVPWLEDFCGIRPEGDGSGAFDFSVLRTASLDRAGLPRLRGPEEAAVGPFHLGPESLEDERACGFPGLGRPPAVELALLAYSSGPDNHLLLGHLALFLGEHFDALIDFGGLLSPLPRSPLPGRLLEMPYAMEDGTPGYSHVADRVFLRAWLGHEGFRMVK comes from the coding sequence ATGGGCGGGCCGTCGGTGGGGCTGTGGCTGCCGGAGGAGCGGAGCGCGCTCGACGCGGTGCCGTGGCTGGAGGACTTCTGCGGGATACGGCCCGAGGGCGATGGCTCCGGCGCGTTCGACTTCTCCGTCCTGCGCACCGCTTCCCTCGACCGGGCCGGCCTTCCCCGCCTGCGCGGCCCGGAGGAAGCCGCCGTCGGACCGTTCCACCTCGGCCCGGAGTCCCTGGAGGACGAGCGCGCGTGCGGCTTCCCCGGACTCGGCCGTCCGCCGGCCGTCGAACTGGCCCTGCTCGCCTACAGCTCGGGCCCGGACAACCATCTGCTGCTCGGGCACCTCGCCCTCTTCCTCGGCGAACACTTCGACGCCCTGATCGACTTCGGCGGCCTGCTCAGCCCCCTGCCACGGTCCCCCCTCCCGGGCCGGCTCCTGGAAATGCCCTACGCCATGGAGGACGGCACCCCCGGCTACAGCCATGTCGCGGACCGCGTGTTCCTGAGAGCGTGGCTCGGCCACGAAGGCTTCCGGATGGTCAAGTAG
- a CDS encoding ArsR/SmtB family transcription factor, translated as MWTIEAPVDRDIALDGRGAVLVPTFHWTGHPLVADRPGHPLHLTYPAGTGLPLVPDGPGGPLTPDGPLTPDGRSTAGGPGPAEGALAGVLGRTRLNALLALTAEHTTSELARHLRVSNATASAHATALRGAGLITTARAGRAVLHRRTALGDLLVQRGTIHPG; from the coding sequence GTGTGGACGATCGAGGCCCCGGTGGACCGGGACATCGCCCTGGACGGGCGGGGCGCGGTGCTCGTGCCCACCTTCCACTGGACGGGACACCCTCTCGTCGCCGACCGGCCGGGCCACCCCCTGCACCTGACGTATCCGGCAGGCACCGGCCTGCCCCTCGTCCCGGACGGGCCCGGCGGGCCCCTCACTCCGGACGGGCCCCTCACTCCGGACGGGCGCAGCACGGCGGGCGGGCCCGGCCCGGCGGAGGGCGCGCTGGCCGGCGTGCTCGGGCGGACCCGCCTCAACGCGCTCCTCGCCCTGACCGCCGAGCACACGACGAGCGAGCTGGCCCGCCACCTGCGCGTCAGCAACGCCACCGCGTCCGCCCACGCGACCGCGCTGCGTGGCGCGGGCCTCATCACCACGGCCCGCGCGGGCCGCGCCGTCCTGCACCGGCGCACGGCGCTGGGAGACTTGCTGGTCCAAAGGGGCACCATCCACCCCGGTTGA
- a CDS encoding redoxin family protein: MRIGELARRAGVTTKAVRYYESLGLVTPERLTNSYRNYTERDVRLVGEIRALGRLGIPVERTRPFLDCLAVGHQHADDCPASLAEYREAIDELSQRIDGLTARRAALIAHLNRAAHRNSRIAPADEGGDVMSDYMSLPTDLPVPEDDGAADHLPGTVVPSLALASTSGETIRLDGLGAGRTVLYIYPLTGRPGTDLPKGWKAIPGARGCTPEACGFRDHYQELLDAGAVRVFGLSSQDTDYQREVVERLGLPFQMLSDPGRNLARALDLSTFTVEGMTLYSRLTLIVHDGRVEHVFYPVFPPNEHAGQVLAWLRDNPQ; this comes from the coding sequence ATACGGATCGGCGAGCTGGCCCGCCGGGCGGGCGTCACGACCAAGGCGGTGCGTTACTACGAATCACTGGGCCTGGTGACGCCTGAGCGGCTGACCAACAGCTACCGGAACTACACCGAGCGTGATGTGCGACTCGTGGGGGAGATCCGAGCGTTGGGCAGGCTCGGCATCCCCGTGGAGCGCACCCGTCCGTTCCTGGACTGTCTCGCGGTCGGCCATCAGCACGCCGATGACTGCCCGGCTTCGCTGGCCGAGTACCGGGAGGCGATCGACGAGCTCAGCCAGCGGATCGACGGGCTCACCGCGCGCCGAGCGGCTCTGATCGCGCACCTGAACCGGGCCGCCCACCGCAACAGCCGCATCGCACCGGCCGACGAAGGAGGGGACGTGATGAGCGACTACATGAGCCTGCCGACCGACCTGCCCGTGCCCGAGGACGACGGTGCCGCCGATCACCTGCCCGGAACAGTGGTCCCGTCGCTGGCGCTTGCGAGTACCAGCGGGGAGACGATCCGCCTGGATGGGCTGGGCGCGGGCCGGACCGTGCTCTACATCTACCCGCTTACCGGCCGCCCCGGCACCGACCTGCCCAAGGGCTGGAAGGCGATCCCGGGAGCGCGCGGCTGCACGCCCGAGGCTTGTGGCTTTCGCGACCACTACCAGGAACTGCTCGACGCCGGAGCGGTGCGGGTGTTCGGCCTCTCCAGCCAGGACACCGACTACCAGCGCGAGGTCGTCGAGCGGCTTGGCCTGCCGTTCCAGATGCTTTCCGACCCCGGGCGGAATCTGGCCCGGGCGCTGGACTTGTCCACGTTCACGGTCGAGGGAATGACGCTCTACTCGCGGCTGACGCTGATCGTCCACGACGGGAGGGTCGAGCACGTCTTCTATCCGGTCTTTCCGCCGAACGAGCACGCCGGGCAGGTGCTGGCATGGCTGCGGGAC